Proteins encoded together in one Vibrio lentus window:
- a CDS encoding cysteine dioxygenase, whose amino-acid sequence MQRTDITPTQSPALAALINNDYELNFQEFMDQIQLANKPMSLASIRFILDNIELSKEEIKSLASFDKETYCRQRLFKNDHCEVLILSWLNGQRSKIHDHLNTSCGVKVLHGQATETLFETAANGHIFASQSTHFQEGSVTVSKDNDIHQISNLQAGDEPLITLHVYSPPLSQFHLYQLESGKSELLDIQQECWAYEI is encoded by the coding sequence TTGCAACGTACTGATATCACTCCAACGCAATCTCCCGCGTTAGCCGCGTTAATTAATAACGATTATGAGCTTAATTTCCAAGAGTTTATGGACCAAATACAGCTGGCGAATAAACCTATGTCTCTGGCTTCCATTCGGTTCATATTGGATAACATCGAGCTGAGTAAAGAAGAGATCAAGTCGTTGGCGAGTTTTGATAAAGAAACATACTGCCGACAACGACTTTTCAAGAATGACCACTGTGAAGTTTTAATTTTGAGTTGGCTAAATGGGCAAAGAAGTAAAATACACGATCACTTGAATACGTCTTGTGGCGTGAAGGTTCTACATGGACAAGCAACGGAAACCTTGTTTGAAACGGCGGCTAATGGTCATATTTTTGCTTCTCAGTCGACTCATTTCCAAGAGGGAAGTGTGACCGTCAGTAAAGATAATGATATCCATCAGATATCGAATCTACAGGCCGGAGATGAACCGCTCATTACGTTACATGTGTATTCGCCCCCTTTAAGCCAATTTCATCTCTATCAGCTAGAGAGCGGTAAGTCGGAGCTGCTCGACATACAACAAGAGTGCTGGGCCTACGAGATTTAA
- a CDS encoding phosphatase produces the protein MELKVDTHTHTYASGHAYSTLIENAKSAKQNGLAMFCTTDHSESMPGAPHYWFFSNQRVLPRFIEDVAIIRGVESNIMNTQGEIDIHPSVDKNLDWVIASFHEPVFRPSDVATHTEALLNVIKDGRIDALGHLGNPNFDFDFEAVIQCAAEHNVAIEINNTTLKGNSRVGSVDRCYEIARIAKAKGAFITTGSDAHFCLDVGGLDLVSSLLDEVGVDSSKVITHSPQQFLAFLALRGRQSITEFSVFE, from the coding sequence ATGGAACTAAAAGTAGATACCCACACCCACACATACGCAAGTGGTCATGCTTACAGCACGTTGATCGAGAATGCAAAATCGGCAAAACAAAACGGTTTAGCTATGTTTTGTACGACCGACCATTCCGAGTCTATGCCGGGCGCGCCACACTATTGGTTTTTCAGTAACCAGCGTGTGCTCCCTCGTTTTATTGAAGATGTCGCTATTATTCGAGGTGTCGAGTCAAACATCATGAACACACAGGGTGAAATCGACATTCATCCGAGTGTGGATAAGAACTTGGATTGGGTGATCGCGAGTTTTCATGAGCCAGTATTTCGCCCATCGGATGTTGCTACCCATACAGAAGCACTCCTGAATGTGATTAAAGACGGCCGAATTGATGCACTTGGTCATTTAGGAAACCCAAATTTTGATTTCGATTTTGAAGCTGTGATTCAATGTGCGGCGGAACATAACGTTGCGATCGAAATTAATAACACCACGCTTAAAGGCAATAGCCGCGTTGGCAGTGTTGATCGTTGTTACGAGATCGCAAGAATTGCTAAAGCGAAAGGTGCGTTTATTACGACAGGTAGCGATGCGCATTTCTGCTTAGATGTGGGCGGGTTGGATCTCGTGTCTTCACTACTTGATGAGGTGGGCGTGGATTCGAGCAAGGTTATTACCCATTCACCACAGCAATTCTTAGCCTTTTTGGCATTGCGTGGTCGTCAATCGATTACCGAGTTTTCGGTATTTGAGTGA
- a CDS encoding GGDEF domain-containing protein: protein MTLEAYILNVGIYSIFPLYFATLKNRVRTAAFYNYLSIVLLVGGLAGAVYSFPLSEALSISGGNIAYGAFMMSTIMLIIIERDFSTFKHMFRLVVVVDLIAFVGFNFMAWLLESEYVLNPFAIPFSIFDVSLKVLVLGGVLILLEILLLMFIFTQVSKFLSNLPALAFIYTLAFVFILCLDGALFPLLAFGLSPQIVPIIFGNIMGKLLIAACYSVPMLIFYFLFRGDFAKFVSSPLSIKDLTKAPRKELLATLYQYELRDEQLQREKQDLTKIALFDELTSLPNRRKFNQTFESEWARCEREGQALTLVIGDIDFFKQYNDAYGHHQGDVCLKQVAKLWKQIFNRPSDLAARIGGEEFAIILPSTSTEQSIARLNSFLTVLHSQPIPHRSSPIASHVTMSLGVAECVPTKSTSPNDLFMLADKRLYKAKNSGRNQVIVD from the coding sequence ATGACGTTAGAAGCTTATATTCTCAATGTAGGAATATACTCAATTTTCCCATTGTATTTTGCTACGTTAAAAAACCGTGTGCGTACAGCTGCATTTTATAACTATCTTAGTATCGTACTTTTAGTGGGAGGGCTTGCTGGTGCCGTTTATTCCTTTCCTTTATCCGAAGCTTTAAGTATTTCAGGCGGAAATATTGCTTATGGTGCCTTCATGATGAGCACCATAATGCTCATTATTATTGAGCGAGATTTTAGCACTTTTAAACACATGTTTCGGTTAGTAGTGGTTGTGGATTTAATTGCCTTTGTTGGCTTTAACTTTATGGCTTGGTTGCTGGAATCGGAATATGTGTTGAACCCTTTTGCTATCCCTTTCAGTATCTTTGACGTGTCGTTGAAAGTTCTTGTTCTTGGAGGGGTTTTGATTCTCCTCGAAATATTGTTATTGATGTTTATTTTTACACAGGTGAGTAAGTTCCTTTCCAACCTACCAGCGTTGGCATTCATCTATACGCTAGCATTTGTTTTTATCCTTTGTTTGGATGGAGCACTGTTTCCTCTTTTAGCTTTTGGCCTAAGCCCGCAGATCGTTCCTATCATATTCGGAAATATAATGGGTAAGTTGTTGATTGCGGCCTGCTATAGCGTCCCAATGCTGATCTTCTACTTTTTGTTTAGGGGGGATTTTGCCAAGTTTGTTAGTTCGCCACTATCCATAAAGGATTTGACTAAAGCTCCTAGAAAAGAGTTGCTGGCAACATTGTATCAATATGAGTTGCGTGATGAGCAGTTGCAGAGAGAAAAACAAGATCTTACAAAGATTGCACTTTTTGATGAGCTAACCTCACTTCCCAATAGACGTAAATTTAATCAAACGTTTGAGTCTGAATGGGCTAGATGTGAACGCGAAGGGCAAGCTTTAACCTTAGTGATCGGTGATATTGATTTTTTCAAGCAATATAATGATGCATATGGCCACCATCAAGGAGATGTTTGCCTTAAACAAGTCGCAAAGTTATGGAAGCAAATATTTAATCGTCCGTCAGACCTTGCTGCTCGCATAGGAGGCGAGGAGTTTGCCATTATATTGCCAAGCACATCTACAGAGCAAAGCATCGCTCGCCTTAATTCATTCTTAACGGTTTTGCACAGTCAACCGATTCCCCATCGTTCCTCACCCATTGCTTCTCATGTAACGATGAGCCTAGGGGTAGCGGAATGCGTTCCGACGAAAAGCACATCGCCAAATGATCTGTTTATGCTTGCTGATAAGCGCCTTTACAAAGCAAAGAATAGCGGGAGAAATCAGGTTATTGTCGATTGA
- a CDS encoding cytochrome b562, with protein MKTRSILLSGLIAASLLSGNAFANVDLKKNMQEMKLAFKQAAEAQNIEEMQKPIVRIDTLVAELKTGVYPIEKEEHFMEGFKKISASIDSIEKKLDQGEFESAQQELRTIDGLREEYHEKRNPSIWSKIFG; from the coding sequence ATGAAAACTCGCTCAATCCTTTTATCTGGCTTAATCGCTGCTTCGCTATTGTCTGGCAACGCTTTTGCTAATGTTGATCTTAAGAAAAACATGCAAGAAATGAAGCTTGCATTCAAACAAGCGGCAGAAGCTCAAAACATTGAAGAGATGCAAAAGCCTATCGTACGTATCGACACGCTAGTTGCTGAGCTCAAAACGGGTGTTTACCCAATTGAGAAAGAAGAACACTTCATGGAAGGTTTCAAAAAGATCAGTGCATCGATTGATAGCATTGAGAAGAAGCTAGACCAAGGTGAATTTGAATCTGCACAGCAAGAGCTTCGTACTATCGATGGCCTTCGTGAAGAGTATCACGAGAAGCGTAATCCAAGCATTTGGAGCAAGATCTTCGGTTAA
- a CDS encoding LysR family transcriptional regulator, with the protein MINPKLIALLPDLASFILVVNEGSFTAAAKQLGVTPSALSKLITRLEKALSVKLFERTTRTLIITQAGQLVYDQSVVMINAAQQAVELSTSDHTEPAGSITVAAPEAFLNSVLQPFVVPFLNQYPEIQLKLRAADGDIDILRQGIDIAFRLTDKPDESLVLKELGKTNLVLCASPDYLDAKGIPHHPTELSEHDCLYLAETDKDHIWDFLKDDEFYTVPVSGRYAVNHSQMRLKGVKEGLGVGIFHDFVIQDALAEGSVVQVLEDWTIKSNYHGAIAMQFAQTKYMPARLRVFIDYAMEHLGDKLAGEIN; encoded by the coding sequence ATGATTAACCCAAAACTCATCGCCCTACTTCCCGATCTCGCCTCGTTTATCTTAGTTGTGAATGAAGGTAGCTTTACCGCTGCAGCAAAGCAGCTAGGCGTTACACCTTCAGCGTTGAGTAAATTGATCACACGTTTAGAAAAAGCGCTGTCAGTAAAGCTGTTCGAGCGAACCACTCGTACATTGATCATCACGCAAGCAGGCCAGTTGGTTTACGACCAAAGCGTGGTCATGATTAATGCGGCGCAACAAGCGGTTGAACTGTCTACCTCTGACCATACTGAACCTGCAGGCTCTATAACGGTAGCAGCGCCAGAAGCCTTCTTGAACTCCGTGCTACAGCCTTTCGTTGTTCCATTCTTGAATCAGTACCCTGAGATTCAACTCAAGTTAAGAGCCGCCGATGGTGACATCGACATATTGCGCCAAGGCATCGATATTGCGTTTCGCCTTACCGACAAACCTGACGAGAGTTTGGTATTGAAAGAACTCGGAAAAACAAACCTCGTGTTATGTGCGAGCCCCGACTATTTAGATGCCAAAGGAATCCCTCACCACCCTACCGAGCTTTCTGAGCACGACTGCTTATACCTTGCAGAAACAGATAAAGACCACATTTGGGACTTCCTTAAAGATGATGAGTTTTACACAGTCCCCGTCAGTGGACGTTACGCTGTGAACCACTCTCAGATGCGATTGAAAGGTGTTAAAGAAGGGCTTGGCGTAGGTATTTTCCATGACTTCGTAATTCAAGATGCATTGGCTGAAGGTTCTGTAGTGCAAGTACTGGAAGATTGGACCATCAAGAGTAATTACCATGGCGCTATCGCGATGCAGTTTGCTCAAACCAAGTACATGCCTGCCCGATTGCGTGTATTCATTGATTACGCGATGGAACACTTGGGTGACAAACTGGCAGGAGAAATAAACTGA
- a CDS encoding efflux RND transporter periplasmic adaptor subunit has translation MTKRGLVSVACATLLGGGAYFYFQTSTPPEAFPTLTVSTGTIEKQAVAVGYIVPAHSVSIKSQIDGIVGEIYAGVGEYVTQGQPLIKVRPNPTPKALTDASTELMRSEANIESAKQQLANLQSLVEQEIIPKNYDEYVTARSNVKSAQADVMQKRQNLELIQSGESTIGNSRLTSTIYAPIDGTVLNRKVEVGEPIISTESSQAATEMMSLADMNSLIFKGSVSEHDAAQLTPGMPVTLTVAPYPSIEIEGVLTKIAIQSESLNATADSSSGKSFDNGFEVEVGELKIPQDVRLRSGFSSSAQIILVKSENVLTLPERALQFEGDSPNVLIPDSSEQGFHKQAVKLGLSDGINVEVIEGVELDEAVIDNSMMGAAHG, from the coding sequence ATGACTAAACGTGGGTTAGTGTCTGTGGCATGTGCCACGCTGCTAGGTGGAGGTGCGTATTTCTATTTTCAAACTTCAACGCCTCCTGAAGCCTTTCCAACCCTAACGGTCTCCACAGGGACGATCGAAAAGCAGGCGGTTGCGGTGGGGTATATCGTTCCCGCTCACTCTGTGTCTATCAAATCTCAAATCGACGGGATCGTAGGTGAAATCTATGCCGGTGTTGGTGAGTACGTAACGCAAGGTCAGCCGCTTATTAAGGTTCGTCCTAACCCTACCCCGAAAGCGTTGACCGATGCCTCGACCGAATTGATGCGAAGTGAGGCGAACATTGAGTCAGCAAAACAACAACTCGCTAATCTGCAGAGTTTGGTCGAACAAGAAATCATTCCTAAGAACTACGACGAATATGTGACTGCACGTTCCAATGTGAAATCAGCACAGGCTGACGTTATGCAAAAACGTCAGAACCTCGAATTGATTCAAAGCGGGGAGTCGACAATTGGTAACTCTCGCCTAACCTCAACCATTTACGCTCCGATAGACGGTACGGTGTTGAATCGAAAAGTCGAGGTAGGAGAACCGATTATTTCTACTGAATCGAGTCAAGCGGCAACAGAAATGATGTCATTGGCCGATATGAACAGCCTGATTTTTAAGGGCAGTGTTAGTGAGCATGATGCAGCCCAACTTACTCCGGGGATGCCAGTAACACTGACCGTTGCACCTTACCCAAGTATCGAAATAGAAGGGGTACTGACTAAGATTGCGATTCAGTCTGAAAGTCTTAACGCAACAGCTGATAGTAGTTCGGGCAAAAGTTTTGATAACGGTTTTGAAGTCGAAGTTGGCGAGCTCAAAATACCTCAAGACGTCCGATTACGTTCAGGGTTCTCATCATCTGCTCAGATAATTCTAGTTAAATCAGAAAATGTACTCACTCTACCAGAGCGCGCACTGCAATTTGAAGGCGATAGCCCTAACGTATTAATCCCAGACAGCTCAGAACAAGGCTTCCACAAACAAGCGGTAAAACTGGGCCTATCTGATGGCATCAATGTCGAAGTCATCGAAGGTGTGGAGTTAGACGAAGCCGTCATCGATAACAGTATGATGGGGGCAGCACATGGTTAA
- the gloA2 gene encoding SMU1112c/YaeR family gloxylase I-like metalloprotein produces MLKGIHHAAIICSDYEVSKRFYTEVLKLEVIAENYREARQSYKLDLALPNGAQIELFSFPDAPERPSFPEAQGLRHLAFCVDDVQHAKSYLEEQGIEVEPIRVDEFTGKSFTFFADPDGLPLELYQI; encoded by the coding sequence ATGCTGAAAGGAATACACCACGCCGCCATTATTTGCTCAGACTACGAAGTCTCTAAACGCTTTTATACGGAAGTTTTAAAGCTTGAAGTGATTGCGGAGAATTATCGTGAAGCACGTCAGTCGTATAAGCTCGACTTAGCACTGCCTAATGGCGCTCAAATAGAATTATTCAGCTTCCCTGACGCACCTGAAAGACCAAGCTTTCCAGAAGCTCAAGGGCTGAGACATTTGGCTTTTTGTGTTGATGACGTTCAACATGCCAAAAGCTATTTGGAAGAACAAGGCATTGAAGTTGAACCAATTCGAGTTGATGAGTTTACGGGGAAATCATTTACGTTTTTCGCAGACCCAGACGGCCTGCCGTTAGAGCTTTATCAAATCTAA
- a CDS encoding PepSY-associated TM helix domain-containing protein: MLRNESQSSAKAQATSQSTSSATTGSETNIKRKDRNKTLYFLTWRWHFYAGLFVIPFMLMLSITGLVMLFDDEIELAFHQDAIEIAASGEPIRVSQQLAAVQNQYPQGTVTQFVPSKVPDLANRFSVSLEDGTSVFATVNQYTGEVVGEIPRSDSLYQLANDIHGTLLIGDWGDYLIEVAISLSILLLISGIYLWLPRDNASRAGFLKLRYGSGTRVLIRDLHANIGGTLSFILLLFILSGLSWTGFWGGKLVQAWSTFPAQMWDDIPLSNETHASLNHGSEEEMPWNLEQTPLPLSQDKPAEHVHQVEEASEAHDHSKMGEDHSQHVLSASNFSIDDVIAKAQSLGFTQYKVNFPRSETGVYTVAANTMGGDIIDPTQDRTTHLDQYSGRILGEVTWQDYNLFAKTLAVGISLHQGDISIINKLLNALFCLAFVLVSVTGGVMWWMRRPSGQKKLGTPPKFGDAGLWKAGLVTVVIISILFPLAGATIVIAMLLDWLLFSRVEKFKTALS; encoded by the coding sequence ATGTTGAGAAATGAATCTCAAAGCTCTGCGAAAGCACAAGCGACTTCGCAGTCTACAAGCAGTGCAACAACTGGTTCGGAAACCAATATAAAAAGAAAAGACCGCAATAAAACTCTCTACTTCCTCACTTGGCGCTGGCACTTCTATGCAGGGCTATTCGTTATCCCATTTATGTTGATGTTGAGTATTACTGGTTTGGTGATGCTGTTTGACGATGAAATCGAACTTGCTTTCCATCAAGACGCGATTGAAATTGCGGCATCGGGCGAACCGATCAGGGTGTCACAACAATTAGCTGCCGTACAAAATCAATACCCACAAGGTACGGTGACACAGTTTGTACCTAGCAAAGTCCCTGATCTTGCGAACCGATTTTCTGTATCACTTGAAGATGGCACTTCCGTTTTCGCCACGGTGAATCAATACACTGGCGAAGTGGTAGGAGAAATCCCGCGCAGCGACAGTCTGTATCAACTGGCGAATGACATTCACGGCACCTTGCTGATTGGTGATTGGGGTGATTACCTAATTGAAGTCGCAATAAGCTTGTCTATTCTGTTGCTCATCAGTGGTATTTACTTATGGTTACCGAGAGATAACGCGAGCCGCGCTGGTTTTCTTAAGCTTCGATATGGTTCAGGAACGCGTGTTTTAATACGTGATCTGCATGCGAACATCGGTGGAACACTATCATTCATTCTTCTGTTATTTATTCTATCGGGATTATCATGGACAGGTTTTTGGGGCGGTAAGTTAGTGCAAGCATGGAGTACTTTTCCTGCTCAAATGTGGGATGACATTCCTCTGTCTAACGAAACGCATGCTTCTTTAAATCACGGGTCTGAGGAGGAAATGCCTTGGAACCTAGAGCAAACTCCGCTGCCTTTGTCTCAAGATAAGCCAGCAGAACACGTCCACCAAGTAGAAGAAGCATCTGAAGCTCATGATCATTCTAAGATGGGCGAGGATCATTCTCAGCATGTTTTATCTGCGAGTAATTTCTCGATTGATGATGTGATAGCAAAAGCTCAATCTCTTGGTTTTACGCAATATAAAGTCAATTTCCCGCGATCAGAAACGGGCGTTTACACCGTGGCTGCCAATACCATGGGCGGTGACATTATCGACCCAACCCAAGATCGCACGACTCACCTCGACCAATATTCAGGGCGCATTCTAGGAGAGGTGACGTGGCAAGATTACAATTTATTCGCCAAAACCTTAGCTGTCGGTATTTCTCTGCACCAAGGTGACATCAGCATCATCAACAAGCTTCTAAATGCGTTGTTCTGTTTGGCATTCGTTTTGGTATCAGTGACTGGTGGAGTAATGTGGTGGATGCGCAGACCTTCAGGCCAAAAAAAGTTGGGAACGCCACCTAAGTTTGGTGATGCAGGCTTATGGAAAGCGGGTTTGGTGACTGTGGTTATTATTTCGATATTGTTTCCACTCGCGGGTGCAACGATTGTGATTGCAATGCTATTGGACTGGTTACTGTTTTCACGCGTTGAGAAATTCAAGACGGCATTGAGTTAA
- a CDS encoding HD domain-containing phosphohydrolase codes for MRRRRYPLSIHITSLFLILTTLVGAVLISISYRHSQELLLGTVSEISNEHRDKLESVFKQAIAPVITTLNVMAVSPFVSHQTSSTEQESWIASIDIIFKQNTNLVALFYGSDDGEFRIFRPLSTNKQRLENNAPAKATMMVSTINLKGENLISYLDGAHKVLSIVQQESEFNPTTRPWFRNAKPDGTIKLSEPYLFYFLKKNGITLSRRTYEGNHVVGADFTLDSLSSQISQLAYSPQSRLALFDQHFNLLGQHQLDLAIPNLSPIGENNRTNSNVGDNKGSGSEQSQQLFNIPKRDQMAALKSSVLAPLISDEEKFNLNLKNIEYNLNTWALTLTPVELTQDVTLYLAEATPHNDLLSDLISMRDKQVAVAIGMLFICFGIVWLVANRLSQPLNTLMQLTDNIARFDFRRTHYPKSMIKEVANLAHSIELMEHTLHDLINLLRDTAGNQEFSILAKNIAHQSYLITKAETIVLFTQSEEKDVFDTAANLAILPFKADINDFIKHTPWLLCQLKSGETIHLNRQDNVLNYYQDSIFNSDLYLFPLLNREKLLVGIVAIGYERPITKMQADKHAFLRELLSFAEIAKDNIDQMQQQKDMLNAFIELIASAIDTKSPYTGGHCQRVPELTKWLTQATIDDDRYYPQFSLDNKQWEELMLAAWLHDCGKVTTPEYVVDKATKLETIYDRIHEVRMRFELLKQQAETDYWKAIANGALQEEQLKVLEQSLSELDEEFAFIAECNLGGESMTDEQLERLDQIAKRQWKRTLDDQLGLSWSEKERFNTQQDTSEKSEADPTIKDQTLPVMEPLLADKPEHKIPWDNGFNPADVWQEAFVLKPGEVKYNQGELHNLKVRRGTLNDEERFMINDHIIQTFTMLNKLPYPSYLKNIPDIASGHHERIDGKGYPRGLNEDQLPLPSRAMAIADVFEALTSSDRPYKKGKLLSESLNIMTDMATSGHIDPKLYLLFLENKIYDKYAERFLEANQRCEIDQNKHIERVKEYIRSLF; via the coding sequence ATGAGACGAAGACGATATCCGCTGAGTATCCACATCACTAGCCTTTTCCTAATTTTGACAACACTTGTTGGTGCCGTACTTATCTCAATAAGCTATCGCCATTCACAAGAGTTGTTGTTAGGGACGGTGAGCGAAATCAGTAATGAACATCGCGATAAGCTGGAATCGGTATTTAAGCAAGCCATCGCACCCGTTATCACAACCTTGAATGTGATGGCTGTGAGCCCGTTTGTTTCTCATCAAACTTCGTCTACTGAGCAGGAGTCTTGGATTGCCTCGATAGACATCATATTCAAACAAAATACCAATTTAGTTGCGCTGTTTTACGGGTCTGATGATGGAGAGTTTAGGATTTTCCGCCCACTGAGCACCAACAAGCAAAGACTTGAAAACAACGCACCAGCCAAGGCCACGATGATGGTCAGCACGATCAACCTCAAGGGCGAGAACCTTATCTCTTACCTTGATGGCGCACATAAGGTATTGAGCATTGTGCAACAGGAGAGTGAGTTTAATCCTACAACCCGACCTTGGTTCCGTAACGCTAAACCCGATGGAACAATCAAACTCTCTGAGCCGTACCTGTTTTACTTTCTTAAAAAGAACGGCATTACCCTATCAAGGCGAACTTATGAAGGTAATCATGTGGTTGGCGCTGATTTCACTTTAGACTCTTTATCCTCTCAGATAAGCCAGCTCGCTTATTCGCCACAGAGTCGCTTGGCTTTGTTTGACCAACATTTTAACCTGCTCGGTCAACATCAGCTGGACTTAGCAATACCCAACTTAAGCCCCATAGGTGAAAACAACCGCACCAACAGTAACGTAGGCGACAATAAAGGATCCGGTAGCGAGCAAAGCCAACAACTATTCAACATCCCTAAACGTGATCAAATGGCGGCCTTAAAGTCGTCTGTTCTAGCCCCTCTTATTTCTGATGAAGAGAAATTTAACCTCAACCTAAAGAACATTGAGTACAACCTAAATACTTGGGCATTAACATTAACGCCCGTTGAGCTGACTCAAGACGTCACCCTTTATCTGGCCGAAGCAACGCCACACAATGATCTGCTTTCTGATCTTATCTCGATGCGTGATAAGCAAGTTGCCGTCGCGATTGGTATGTTGTTTATCTGTTTTGGTATCGTGTGGTTAGTCGCCAACCGCTTATCCCAACCTCTCAATACACTCATGCAGCTTACTGACAACATCGCTCGATTCGATTTCAGAAGAACCCATTACCCTAAGAGCATGATAAAAGAAGTCGCTAACCTCGCCCATTCCATTGAGCTGATGGAGCACACGCTTCATGATCTGATTAATTTACTTCGGGACACCGCGGGTAATCAGGAGTTTTCGATATTAGCCAAGAACATTGCCCATCAAAGCTACCTAATTACCAAAGCTGAAACCATCGTGCTGTTTACTCAATCTGAAGAAAAGGATGTGTTTGATACGGCAGCGAACCTCGCCATTCTTCCTTTCAAGGCCGACATCAATGACTTCATCAAGCATACCCCTTGGTTGTTGTGTCAGCTTAAATCAGGCGAGACCATCCACCTTAACCGACAAGACAATGTTCTTAACTATTACCAAGATTCGATATTCAATTCTGACCTGTACCTTTTCCCACTATTGAACCGTGAAAAGTTGTTGGTGGGCATTGTTGCAATTGGCTATGAAAGACCAATCACTAAGATGCAGGCAGACAAACATGCATTTTTGAGGGAGCTACTGAGCTTTGCTGAAATCGCCAAAGACAACATTGACCAAATGCAGCAACAGAAAGACATGCTCAATGCCTTTATCGAATTGATTGCTTCAGCGATTGATACCAAGTCGCCATACACGGGCGGGCATTGCCAACGAGTTCCTGAACTGACCAAATGGTTAACCCAAGCCACCATAGACGACGACCGTTACTACCCACAGTTCTCGCTTGATAATAAACAATGGGAAGAACTCATGCTGGCTGCTTGGTTACACGATTGTGGCAAAGTGACGACGCCAGAATATGTCGTAGACAAAGCTACAAAACTTGAAACCATTTACGACCGAATCCATGAAGTGCGAATGCGTTTCGAACTGTTAAAACAACAGGCTGAAACCGATTACTGGAAAGCCATAGCGAACGGAGCGCTTCAAGAAGAACAACTGAAAGTTCTCGAGCAAAGTTTGTCGGAATTGGATGAAGAGTTTGCCTTCATAGCCGAGTGTAACCTCGGTGGAGAGTCGATGACAGATGAGCAACTAGAACGCTTAGACCAAATAGCCAAACGCCAGTGGAAACGAACACTCGACGATCAGCTAGGTTTATCTTGGTCTGAAAAAGAAAGATTTAACACGCAGCAAGATACCTCTGAGAAGAGTGAAGCTGATCCAACAATCAAAGACCAAACGCTGCCAGTGATGGAGCCACTACTTGCTGATAAACCCGAACATAAAATACCTTGGGATAATGGCTTTAACCCAGCCGATGTGTGGCAAGAAGCGTTTGTACTCAAACCAGGTGAAGTGAAGTACAACCAAGGTGAATTGCACAATTTGAAAGTACGTCGCGGTACCTTAAACGACGAAGAACGCTTCATGATAAACGACCATATCATTCAAACCTTCACCATGCTCAACAAGCTCCCTTACCCATCTTATCTCAAGAACATTCCTGACATTGCCAGCGGACACCACGAACGTATCGATGGTAAGGGTTATCCGAGAGGCTTAAACGAAGACCAGTTACCTTTGCCGTCTAGAGCGATGGCCATTGCCGATGTGTTCGAAGCGCTCACCTCCAGTGATCGCCCGTATAAAAAAGGTAAACTCCTAAGCGAATCACTCAATATCATGACCGACATGGCCACCAGCGGTCATATCGATCCAAAACTGTATTTACTGTTTTTAGAAAACAAAATCTATGACAAATACGCTGAGCGATTCCTTGAAGCGAACCAACGATGCGAAATTGATCAAAACAAGCATATCGAACGAGTAAAAGAATACATTCGTTCACTGTTCTAG